A genomic segment from Neobacillus sp. YX16 encodes:
- a CDS encoding RsiV family protein, with product MDKNLERLKSKYMEIEIPSDLDDVVNKALKNPRKKNRTPLRILVGSGAAAALLMVVLNTNPVLAKSFSDVPVIGNVIKVMTFVEFKIEDEKHHANIKVPSISNLKDQDLEKSLNEKYLKENKQLYQEFMQEVESLKKQGDGHIGVESGYVVKTDNEKILSIGRYVVNTVGSSSTTFKYDTIDKKKQVIITLPILFKNQNYIETISENIKDQMKQQMKEDKTKVYWILDAGVENPIDPFEKITANHNFYINQDNKLVISFDKYEVAPGYMGVVEFIIPTELLSDDLLSSEYIK from the coding sequence ATGGATAAAAATCTAGAAAGGTTAAAATCTAAATATATGGAAATAGAAATTCCTTCAGATCTCGATGATGTAGTTAATAAAGCTTTAAAGAATCCTCGCAAAAAGAACAGAACACCTTTAAGAATACTTGTCGGCTCAGGAGCTGCTGCGGCACTACTAATGGTAGTATTAAATACCAATCCAGTACTGGCTAAAAGTTTTTCGGATGTTCCAGTGATTGGGAATGTAATTAAGGTCATGACATTTGTAGAATTTAAGATAGAAGATGAAAAACATCATGCAAACATAAAAGTGCCCAGTATTTCGAATTTGAAGGATCAAGATTTGGAAAAAAGCCTAAATGAAAAATATTTAAAAGAGAACAAACAGCTTTATCAAGAATTTATGCAAGAAGTGGAATCCCTGAAGAAACAAGGGGATGGCCATATTGGCGTGGAAAGCGGCTATGTAGTTAAGACAGACAATGAAAAAATATTGTCTATAGGAAGATATGTCGTAAACACTGTAGGATCTTCTTCAACCACATTTAAATACGATACAATTGATAAGAAAAAACAAGTGATCATAACATTACCTATTTTATTTAAAAATCAAAATTACATTGAAACGATTAGTGAAAATATTAAAGATCAAATGAAACAGCAAATGAAGGAAGATAAAACTAAGGTATATTGGATCCTTGATGCAGGAGTGGAAAATCCTATTGACCCGTTTGAAAAAATAACTGCAAACCATAACTTTTATATAAACCAGGATAACAAATTAGTTATTTCCTTTGATAAATATGAGGTGGCACCGGGGTATATGGGGGTTGTAGAATTTATTATTCCTACTGAATTACTTTCTGATGACTTATTAAGTAGTGAGTATATAAAGTAA
- a CDS encoding RNA polymerase sigma factor: MKDHKKEQALVQLIVENKENFYRLAFSYVKNKEDALDIVQESIHKALLSLSDLKEEQKLKSWFYRIVVNKSLDFLRKYRRVNVMEDATLEFYSYGNHDVYQDIDLERCLDDLPEMFRTVIVLRYFEDLKIEEIAEILKENKNTIKTRLYRGLSMLRIQMEQTKLVKER; the protein is encoded by the coding sequence ATGAAGGATCATAAGAAAGAACAAGCGCTTGTTCAATTAATCGTAGAAAATAAGGAGAATTTTTATAGGTTAGCTTTTAGTTATGTGAAGAATAAAGAGGATGCATTAGATATTGTACAGGAATCTATTCATAAGGCGCTTTTATCACTTAGCGATCTAAAAGAAGAACAGAAACTAAAAAGTTGGTTTTATAGGATTGTTGTTAATAAATCTTTGGACTTCTTAAGAAAATACAGGAGAGTCAATGTGATGGAAGATGCAACGCTGGAGTTTTATAGTTATGGAAATCATGATGTCTATCAGGATATTGATCTTGAAAGATGTTTAGACGATTTACCAGAGATGTTTCGAACAGTGATCGTACTCCGCTATTTTGAGGATTTAAAAATTGAGGAAATTGCTGAGATATTGAAGGAAAATAAAAATACGATAAAAACCCGATTATATAGAGGATTATCTATGTTAAGAATTCAGATGGAACAAACCAAGTTAGTGAAGGAGAGATAG
- a CDS encoding D-alanyl-D-alanine carboxypeptidase family protein encodes MNNKILRVASVTGGNGKCLAEDCFAGTIEAAWLEQNAAEYGFIIRYLKGKDTITGYKYEPWHLRYVGKDVAVEVSTKGSTLEEYFHTLPVSN; translated from the coding sequence ATCAATAATAAAATATTAAGAGTTGCGTCTGTAACAGGAGGAAATGGCAAGTGTCTTGCAGAAGATTGCTTTGCTGGTACGATTGAGGCTGCCTGGTTAGAGCAAAATGCAGCTGAGTACGGCTTTATTATCCGATATCTAAAAGGAAAAGATACGATTACAGGGTATAAATATGAACCCTGGCATTTGAGATATGTAGGTAAAGATGTTGCGGTAGAAGTTTCAACGAAAGGGAGTACTCTTGAAGAATATTTTCATACACTACCAGTCTCTAACTAA
- a CDS encoding LysR family transcriptional regulator, translated as MNIEQLEYVVEVAKTKSISIASENLKISQSGISRSISNLENELGMKLFIRSKSGTLLTDDGEKIVKIAYEIVSKLQLLKEEAQVITTSIDGKLKISSSPSVMTLLLKVIPLFKKDYPGVKLEITEQAENEIIDDIRNNRIDIGLVYINETIQNSTDLKYGTLVSGTLNVCVNKNSPLSLHHTLSPKEILDQPLAMFNGVNMKKFIEQFFNDHGEMEILFTSNNSETVKRAVVDGIAITFIIDLALNDDIYVKNGSIVLIPLIDCGITTIPYGWIRLNNQYFSYIEREFIKYLQIVSTGYLKKDS; from the coding sequence ATGAATATTGAGCAATTAGAGTATGTTGTCGAAGTTGCGAAAACAAAATCGATCTCCATTGCTTCTGAAAATCTAAAGATATCCCAGTCTGGAATTAGCCGATCCATTAGTAATTTAGAAAATGAATTAGGTATGAAACTATTTATAAGATCAAAGTCAGGAACCCTGCTCACAGATGATGGTGAAAAAATTGTAAAAATAGCTTATGAAATTGTATCCAAGCTTCAACTGTTAAAAGAAGAGGCTCAAGTCATAACGACCAGTATCGATGGGAAATTAAAAATCTCATCAAGTCCGAGTGTCATGACCCTATTATTAAAAGTAATTCCGCTTTTTAAAAAAGATTATCCCGGGGTTAAACTGGAAATAACGGAACAAGCAGAAAATGAAATTATTGATGATATTAGAAATAATCGGATCGATATTGGTTTAGTCTACATTAATGAAACTATTCAAAACTCGACTGATTTAAAATATGGGACCTTAGTTTCCGGAACATTAAATGTCTGTGTCAATAAAAACTCCCCTTTATCTTTACATCACACGTTATCTCCAAAGGAAATCTTAGATCAGCCCCTTGCCATGTTTAATGGGGTTAATATGAAAAAATTTATTGAACAGTTTTTCAATGATCATGGGGAAATGGAAATTCTGTTTACGTCGAATAATTCGGAGACCGTAAAAAGAGCGGTGGTTGATGGAATAGCGATTACCTTTATTATTGATTTGGCATTAAATGATGATATCTATGTAAAGAATGGAAGCATTGTTCTTATTCCATTAATAGATTGTGGAATTACAACCATTCCATATGGATGGATTCGATTAAATAATCAATATTTCAGCTATATAGAAAGGGAATTTATTAAATATCTGCAAATCGTCTCTACAGGTTACTTAAAGAAAGACTCTTAA